From Pyrenophora tritici-repentis strain M4 chromosome 1, whole genome shotgun sequence, the proteins below share one genomic window:
- a CDS encoding TauD, Probable taurine catabolism dioxygenase — MAPGLVDVQLQATTTSKPVPNLKSGNIHNYTPGQSEVQKYDETYEYEDLRPWFPDITWPAYTEIPYTDKGQLGDPNFKNLLASATDVFDYNPKIGTEVHGVDLANLTDVQKNDLARLIATRGVVFFRDQKNFGIDEQRELGKYFGELHKHATTGVPKRPGLEDVHVIFTGENSPDLRALFTPTFLWHSDVSYELQPPSYTSLKVLTGPPRGGGGDTLWSSQYAAYDMLSPHMQKYLESLTALHSADLQAQGTRDLGRTVRREPVTTAHPLIRTNPVTGWKSLYFNPGFVTKIIGVPKTESDHIISFLNEIVATSPEVHARFQWREGDVAFWDNRVTNHSATYGFAPHRRHAVRVAVRAERPYLEKGSRSQEEEVSERFGVPRANKDGSGVVNYND; from the exons ATGGCGCCCGGACTTGTCGATGTCCAACTTCAAGCCACCACTACATCCAAACCCGTGCCGAACCTAAAGAGCGGCAATATCCACAACTACACTCCCGGCCAGTCAGAGGTTCAGAAATACGATGAGACATATGAGTACGAAGATCTCCGCCCATGGTTTCCAGACATTACATGGCCCGCCTACACAGAGATCCCCTACACCGACAAAGGCCAACTAGGCGACCCAAACTTCAAGAACCTCCTAGCTTCGGCCACCGACGTCTTCGATTACAACCCCAAAATCGGCACTGAGGTTCACGGCGTTGATCTAGCCAATCTTACGGATGTACAGAAGAACGATCTTGCTCGGCTAATCGCCACTCGCGGTGTAGTCTTCTTCCGGGACCAGAAGAACTTTGGCATAGACGAGCAACGGGAATTGGGCAAGTACTTTGGCGAGCTACACAAACACGCTACGACGGGAGTGCCCAAGCGACCCGGGCTGGAGGACGTACATGTTATATTTACGGGGGAGAACAGTCCAGACCTCCGAGCACTGTTTACTCCTACTTTCCTCTGGCACTCTGAT GTATCCTACGAACTCCAACCCCCATCCTACACATCCCTAAAAGTACTCACGGGCCCACCCCGCGGCGGCGGGGGTGACACACTTTGGTCTTCTCAATACGCAGCCTATGACATGCTATCCCCCCACATGCAAAAGTACCTTGAATCCCTCACCGCTCTACACTCCGCCGACCTGCAAGCACAAGGCACCCGCGACCTCGGCCGCACCGTTCGCCGCGAGCCCGTCACAACCGCGCACCCCTTAATTCGAACCAACCCCGTCACAGGCTGGAAGTCACTCTACTTCAACCCCGGTTTTGTGACAAAGATTATCGGCGTCCCCAAGACGGAATCCGACCACATCATCAGTTTTCTAAATGAGATTGTGGCCACAAGTCCAGAGGTGCATGCGAGGTTCCAGTGGAGGGAGGGCGATGTGGCGTTCTGGGACAATCGCGTTACGAATCACTCGGCTACGTATGGATTTGCGCCACACAGAAGACATGCGGTTAGGGTGGCGGTGAGGGCCGAACGGCCGTATTTGGAGAAGGGGAGTCGGTCGCAGGAGGAGGAGGTTAGTGAGCGGTTTGGGGTGCCGAGGGCGAATAAGGATGGGAGTGGGGTGGTGAATTACAATGATTAG
- a CDS encoding KTR1, Mannosyltransferase: MAGSQRYLRYIVFAVVAISLLYFIGSSSTVPSPTWPVYQDSKTPATGNAAVVNDEVKAPSEAPPKTTPNQQSLPPPTAAGDRMNATFVTLARNSDVWDIAKSIRQVEDRFNRKFNYDWVFLNDDDFDDQFKKVTTALVSGNTKYGKIPKEHWSFPEWIDQQKAAEVREQMKEKKIIYGDSISYRHMCRYESGFFFRHPLMLDYEWYWRVEPSVELYCDINYDTFKFMADNKKKYSFTLSLYEYIETIPTLWDATKNFTKHFPQHIAKDNAMKFLSDDGGETYNKCHFWSNFEIGNLNWLRSDAYIDFFTSLDHAGGFFYERWGDAPVHSIAAGLMLQKDEIHFFNDIAYYHVPFTHCPTGEQYRLDHKCHCDPKNNFDWNGYSCTARFYEMQGMQKPIGYEKEQ, encoded by the exons ATGGCCGGCAGTCAGCGCTATCTCCGCTATATCGTCTTCGCGGTAGTG GCCATCTCCCTCCTCTACTTCATCGGCTCCTCATCCACCGTGCCTTCCCCGACCTGGCCCGTCTACCAGGACTCCAAAACTCCAGCCACCGGAAATGCGGCCGTCGTAAACGATGAGGTCAAGGCGCCTTCTGAAGCGCCTCCCAAAACTACACCCAACCAACAGTCGCTCCCCCCACCCACCGCTGCCGGAGACCGCATGAACGCCACCTTCGTTACGCTCGCTCGCAACTCGGACGTGTGGGACATTGCTAAGTCGATCCGTCAAGTTGAGGACCGCTTCAACCGCAAGTTCAACTACGACTGGGTCTTCCTCAACGACGACGATTTCGATGATCAGTTCAAGAAGGTCACAACTGCGCTCGTGTCTGGCAACACCAAGTATGGAAAAATCCCCAAGGAGCACTGGTCCTTCCCCGAATGGATTGACCAGCAAAAGGCTGCCGAGGTCCGCGAGCAGAtgaaggagaagaagatcaTCTACGGTGACTCCATCAGTTACAGGCACATGTGCCGCTACGAATCCGGCTTCTTTTTCCGTCACCCGTTGATGCTCGACTACGAATGGTACTGGCGCGTCGAGCCCAGTGTCGAGCTATACTGCGACATCAACTACGATACCTTCAAATTCATGGCCGACAACAAGAAGAAGTACAGCTTCACCCTCAGCTTGTACGAGTACATTGAGACGATTCCCACCCTTTGGGACGCCACCAAGAACTTCACCAAGCACTTCCCCCAACACATCGCCAAGGACAACGCAATGAAATTCCTCAGTGACGACGGCGGCGAGACGTACAACAAATGCCATTTCTGGTCCAACTTTGAAATTGGCAACCTCAATTGGCTGCGCTCCGACGCATACATCGATTTCTTCACTTCCCTCGACCATGCTGGTGGCTTCTTCTACGAGCGATGGGGCGATGCTCCTGTTCACTCCATCGCAGCGGGTCTGATGCTACAAAAGGACGAAATTCATTTTTTCAACGACATCGCCTATTATCATgttccctttacgcactgCCCCACTGGCGAGCAATATCGACTGGACCACAAGTGCCATTGCGACCCCAAGAACAACTTTGACTGGAATGGCTACAGCT GTACAGCCCGATTCTACGAGATGCAGGGTATGCAGAAGCCTATTGGCTACGAAAAGGAGCAATAA